Below is a window of Polyangiaceae bacterium DNA.
AGCGCGGAGCTCGTTGCCCGCTCGGCGAAGCGACGCATGATCCGCCCGGAGGCGGTGGACGCGGAGAGCTTCGCGCGGCGGCTGGGGTGCGCGCGTTAGCGGAGCCGGTGACTCAAGAGGTGTCCAAGGTGCGCCAGGCCAAGCCTGGCCGGAAAGGAAGGAAGTAGCGTCCTGAAATTTCGGTGAGCAGCCCGCGGGTGAGAGTCCCGACCGGCCAAGGCGGAGGTCACCAGTTGGAAGCGAGTCTTGCGTCGTGCGCACCGCGAGGGGCCGACGAAGCGTAGACAGCGGGCGTGCGGGCCGAGAGGTCGAGTCCCCAAAGGCTCAATGTTCCGGAGGCCGACGCGGTCATGGACGCGGAAGGCACCATCGGTGCGCGAAGACACAGGGCGAATGCTCGGGACCTCGGCGCATCGGCTCCGGCGGGATCTGAGGCCGAGGCACGCACGCAAGGGCTGCCCAGGAACCTGGGAGGTCTCGTCGCCTCCGACGCAAGCCGGGAACGACCGCGCGAGCGAAAGCGAGCGCGGCCGGGGCGACGAGAAATCGGAGCGCCGCAGTACGAGCGAAGAAGTGGGGGAACCGACCCGAGGGACCCCGCGGAGCAAAGGTCGGCGCCGGAAGTCGGAACCGTACGAGGGAACTATGGGAGAGACATCGAGCTCGCAAACTGTCCGGGTGCGGGTGCGGGTTCGGGTGCGGGGACGGCGCCGGGCGTCTCCGGCCGACGAAATCGACAATGATGGACACCTCTTCAGCGCTCCCAGAGGTGATTCACCGCGTAACTGCCCACGGACCGCCGCTCGTTGCCCTTCACGGCGGTGAGCTCGAATCGGACGAGGGGCGGGAAGGCCTCCTCGTAGTGACGCTGACACGCGATCAACACCTCGCCGCTGCCGCGGTCGTAAGGAATGGCCGGCACTTCGGCGATGGTCTGCCCGGAGCCGTCCGTGATGGTCAGGTCGAGGCGATCCGCGTCGTCGGCGTTCACCGAAAGCGCATTGATCAGGAGCGCGAGGTCCGCCGAGAACGTCACGTCCACGGTTGGCCCGGGCGCGATCACGGCCTTCTTCACGGCAAGGCCTGCGCGTTCCAGCGCGGCGAGCCGGTGGTGCGTGATGACCGGAGGGATCTGCGCCCTGAGCGCGAGGCTCATG
It encodes the following:
- a CDS encoding zf-HC2 domain-containing protein: MSPCLSIEALRCYFAGDLAEEEALRLEDHVFECGACARLFEREGAMSLALRAQIPPVITHHRLAALERAGLAVKKAVIAPGPTVDVTFSADLALLINALSVNADDADRLDLTITDGSGQTIAEVPAIPYDRGSGEVLIACQRHYEEAFPPLVRFELTAVKGNERRSVGSYAVNHLWER